A DNA window from Setaria viridis chromosome 2, Setaria_viridis_v4.0, whole genome shotgun sequence contains the following coding sequences:
- the LOC117843759 gene encoding uncharacterized protein, giving the protein MSIACCLPVVECVYCLACARWTWQRCLHSGGYDSETWGIASAAEFEPVPRLCRLILSVYEDDLENPQWAPPGGYGMEPRWVVHRRTYEHTHGHAPTYLLYVDHRHSDVVLAVRGMNMAKESDYAVLLDNKLGQRRFDGGYVHNGLLKAAEWVFDAECDVLRDLLEKNPGYTLTFAGHSLGSGVVAMLALVAVHNRERLGGIERKMIRCFAMAPARCMSLNLAVRYADVINAVILQDDFLPRTDIPLEDIFKSLVCLPCLLCGRCLIDTCIPESVMLRDPRRLYAPGRLYHIVERQPFSCGRYPPVVRTAVPVDGRFEHIVLSCNATSDHAIIWIEREAQRALDLLLENEKTMEAPEVQRMGNEITISRDHDEEQQAALRRAVALGVADVNVPSTYGTFDENPTSEADESSPLLSDSGRRRAVWNEWIARIFEKDESGQMVPRR; this is encoded by the exons ATGTCAATAGCGTGCTGTTTGCCGGTCGTCGAGTGCGTGTACTGCCTGGCGTGTGCGCGGTGGACATGGCAGCGCTGCCTCCACTCTGGAGGCTACGACAGTGAGACCTGGGGAATTGCATCGGCTGCCGAGTTTGAGCCTGTGCCGCGGTTGTGTCGGCTGATCCTCTCGGTCTATGAGGATGACCTTGAGAACCCCCAATGGGCGCCTCCAGGGGGTTATGGCATGGAGCCTCGTTGGGTGGTGCACCGGAGGACATATGAGCACACTCATGGTCATGCCCCGACATACCTGCTCTATGTTGATCACCGGCATTCGGATGTTGTGCTTGCTGTTCGGGGGATGAATATGGCTAAAGAGAGTGACTATGCTGTGCTGCTGGATAATAAGCTTGGGCAGAGGAGGTTTGATGGCGGCTATGTGCACAATGGCTTGCTCAAGGCCGCCGAGTGGGTGTTTGATGCTGAATGTGATGTTCTGAGGGACCTTTTGGAGAAGAATCCTGGTTACACGCTCACGTTCGCTGGACATTCTCTTGGTTCTGGTGTCGTGGCAATGCTGGCTCTAGTGGCAGTGCATAACAGGGAGCGGCTGGGCGGCATAGAAAGGAAGATGATAAGATGCTTTGCAATGGCACCTGCCCGGTGCATGTCCCTCAACTTGGCAGTCCGTTACGCAGATGTCATTAATGCGGTTATTCTTCAG GATGATTTTTTGCCGCGCACAGACATTCCTCTGGAAGACATCTTCAAGTCACTTGTCTG CTTGCCATGCCTTTTGTGTGGAAGGTGTCTAATAGACACATGTATACCTGAAAGTGTGATGTTGAGAGATCCAAGGCGCCTCTATGCACCAGGTCGGCTTTACCACATTGTTGAAAGGCAACCTTTCAG CTGTGGAAGATACCCCCCTGTTGTAAGAACAGCAGTTCCGGTGGATGGCAGATTTGAGCACATTGTTCTATCTTGCAACGCGACATCCGACCATGCTATTATATGGATAGAAAGAGAAGCTCAAAGGGCGCTAGAT TTGTTGCTGGAGAATGAGAAAACCATGGAAGCACCTGAAGTTCAAAGGATGGGCAATGAGATCACCATATCAAGGGATCATGACGAGGAGCAGCAGGCGGCACTGAGACGTGCAGTTGCGCTAGGGGTTGCTGATGTTAATGTTCCATCAACATATGGTACGTTCGACGAAAATCCTACTTCTGAAGCCGATGAGTCCTCCCCACTCCTATCGGACAGCGGTAGGCGCAGAGCGGTCTGGAACGAGTGGATCGCAAGGATCTTCGAGAAGGATGAATCCGGGCAAATGGTTCCGCGGAGATGA
- the LOC140221944 gene encoding F-box/LRR-repeat protein 25-like — MAAAGSCEKCREDQVTAPCCRWGLLRRSRRLRRSADDGEEDRISGLPDDVLRLFLVGLGCARGAAHTGLVSRRWRNLWTGLPELTFHNTAPDQIEAALAQVTRTSMSLLDIDVARHHPLEPPAVTSLLRSAARLAPAELKAVFSGATQYRSNPSYHVDVELPCFDRTTSISITMFIPAVNLVMPPAGDFLKLESLSLRSCDVSVDSLLPRCPRLRKLCIQRTRILSITGHSPSLEELDVTTHGVLLRVDIEAPLLKKLSIYAVVGISNEFSISYSAPKLEELSWMCGHNSKSGVGLGIWRMSSLTLETRKLLGDKQLADDKESTCLQPQHCPRVDTVSVCIWTRVRLLSPSISLLC; from the coding sequence ATGGCCGCGGCGGGTTCGTGCGAGAAATGCCGCGAGGATCAGGTAACTGCACCGTGCTGCCGCTGGGGCCTTCTCCGCCGCTCCCGGCGGCTCCGGCGcagcgccgacgacggcgaggaggaccgCATCAGCGGCCTCCCCGACGATGTGCTCCGCCTCTTCCTCGTCGGCCTCGGCTGCGCCCGAGGCGCCGCCCACACCGGCCTGGTCTCGCGCCGGTGGCGCAACCTCTGGACCGGCCTCCCCGAGCTCACCTTCCACAACACCGCGCCCGACCAGATCGAGGCCGCGCTCGCCCAGGTAACCCGCACGTCGATGTCCCTCCTGGACATCGACGTCGCCAGGCACCACCCGCTCGAGCCGCCCGCCGTCACCTCGCTGCTCCGCTCGGCCGCGAGGCTGGCGCCGGCGGAGCTCAAGGCCGTCTTCTCCGGGGCCACACAGTACAGATCCAACCCTAGCtatcacgtcgatgtcgagctGCCCTGCTTTGACCGGaccacctccatctccatcacGATGTTCATTCCCGCGGTCAACTTAGTGATGCCGCCGGCAGGAGATTTCCTGAAGCTCGAGAGCCTCTCCCTTCGTTCATGCGATGTCAGCGTCGATAGCCTGCTTCCACGCTGCCCTAGGCTGCGCAAGCTTTGCATCCAGAGGACGAGAATCCTCTCAATAACTGGCCACTCGCCATCGCTTGAGGAGCTGGATGTGACAACACATGGGGTGCTTCTGCGTGTCGACATCGAGGCCCCATTGCTTAAGAAGCTAAGCATCTATGCCGTTGTGGGTATCAGCAATGAGTTTAGCATTTCATACTCAGCACCAAAGCTGGAGGAGCTGTCATGGATGTGCGGGCACAATTCCAAATCAGGTGTCGGTTTGGGGATTTGGCGCATGTCAAGCTTGACATTGGAGACCCGAAAGCTTCTTGGAGACAAGCAGCTTGCCGATGACAAGGAGAGCACATGCTTGCAGCCGCAGCACTGCCCTCGCGTCGATACGGTGTCAGTGTGCATATGGACTCGTGTGCGTCTTCTTTCCCCCTCAATTTCTCTGCTGTGCTGA
- the LOC117843756 gene encoding putative disease resistance protein RGA3 — MEMVLSEFTKQVIISLGNLAGNEIAKVLCVKNEISRLSRKLDSMAAIVRDAEQTVIQNETTRDWLKRSREIIYEAENIIDRCRIERERFQTLQPQECNPSSVFKCCRDVGTDYIIASDIHELNQKLDIIYQEGERLHLKPALEDQIRLYQIRLDLDVAPDLEPDIVGREVENDCDSLIELLNKEDSPSRPNHPLFAIIGTIGVGKTTIARKVYHKAEIMFETRVWVHVSKDLRHMSMWSGERFSRGETAGQQAQLRTLLQGNKFLLVIDDVWGENVWDGLLEIQAQHGSPGSRILITTRNERVAKRMGAVHIHHVKGLNEDDGWWLLRTRAFLDESTGNLQDIGRQIVQKCNGLPLAIRRIGCLLREVDPKEDDWGRIYSSDFCGLSSRIRNAINMSYLELPYYLKRCFVYCSLYPEGSVIYRQRITQQWIAEGFIVTQQSTTHSSYTTVEEEAEKCYDELLGMGLLLPENGAYGAERSKMPHLFRSFALLQSQDEYFIGNPQDIGDVLKPCRLSITTGGAEALRNGIRKLKCLRTIILSGSPPNDRALGDIFQRLTHLRVLDLGDTQIECVARSLGSMTHLRYLSFANTQIREIPSTIENLRMLQFLILKNCTRLNALTESLGRLTNLRTLDISGAGLNQVKFRFCMMKELNCLQGFIVSPGGARNGWQFQELRSLDKLTSLKMLRLERTLSGADARQSALEAKSHLKELELCCSTDDGISEISRAANIKEVFEELKPGPSIVSVKLENYYGHGFPSWLASPHFQELKRLTLDGCLHCQHLPSLGQMRSLKFLAINGSNLSAYIGPEIRGTPDDGVAFPKLEQLVISKMSNLKSWWGLEERDMPLLMNFRIVGCPKLDSLPHCLQHCKALTSLHIDHVDSLETIQNIPALKELEVRENIKLKMISNLGNLEDLKVVDCLLLDVVQDVPSLRTVHSNERNSTKLPQWLQPGKPFMLRRLEIVGTEELLDRCSSASAPYWPVIQNADHVFAYLPNDDFYFSYAKSSSYFHKSARSLARSSLYSSPSFSMSVVSQAEEVIPADEIRNNSEQIGQSTNQSWMSILFTVLLFVAAHIFSLSSEY; from the exons ATGGAGATGGTTCTATCTGAGTTCACAAAACAAGTTATCATCTCACTTGGCAATTTAGCCGGCAATGAAATTGCCAAAGTTTTGTGTGTCAAAAACGAGATCAGCAGACTGTCAAGAAAACTTGACAGTATGGCAGCCATCGTCAGGGATGCAGAGCAGACAGTTATTCAAAATGAAACTACTAGAGATTGGCTGAAGAGGTCACGGGAAATTATTTATGAGGCTGAAAACATCATTGACCGATGCAGGATTGAAAGGGAGAGGTTCCAAACATTACAACCACAG GAATGCAATCCTTCATCAGTCTTTAAGTGCTGCAGAGATGTTGGCACTGACTACATAATTGCGAGTGATATACATGAACTAAATCAGAAACTGGACATCATTTATCAAGAGGGTGAGAGGCTCCATCTAAAGCCAGCTTTGGAAGATCAAATAAGATTGTATCAAATAAGATTAGATCTTGACGTTGCTCCAGATCTAGAGCCTGATATTGTGGGCAGAGAGGTGGAAAATGACTGTGATAGTCTCATCGAACTACTAAACAAAGAAGATAGTCCTAGTCGTCCTAATCATCCTTTGTTTGCTATTATAGGAACAATTGGTGTTGGCAAGACTACTATTGCTAGAAAGGTATACCACAAGGCAGAAATTATGTTTGAGACCAGGGTATGGGTACATGTCTCCAAAGACTTGCGGCATATGTCAATGTGGTCAGGTGAGAGGTTCAGCAGAGGAGAGACTGCAGGACAACAAGCACAGCTGCGTACATTGTTACAGGGTAACAAGTTTCTGCTAGTCATTGATGATGTGTGGGGAGAGAATGTTTGGGATGGTCTGCTAGAGATACAAGCACAACATGGGAGCCCTGGCAGCAGAATCCTTATAACAACCCGTAATGAGCGTGTTGCGAAGAGAATGGGGGCAGTTCATATTCACCATGTGAAGGGCCTCAACGAGGACGACGGTTGGTGGCTGCTTCGCACAAGGGCCTTCCTTGATGAGAGCACTGGAAACTTGCAGGATATTGGTAGGCAAATTGTGCAGAAGTGCAATGGCCTTCCATTGGCAATAAGGAGAATTGGATGCCTTCTAAGGGAAGTGGACCCCAAAGAAGATGACTGGGGGAGAATCTACTCCAGTGATTTCTGTGGCCTTTCTTCAAGAATAAGAAATGCTATCAATATGAGCTACCTTGAGTTACCATATTATCTGAAGAGGTGTTTTGTTTATTGCTCACTATATCCAGAGGGGTCTGTGATTTATCGGCAGCGTATCACCCAGCAGTGGATTGCAGAGGGGTTTATTGTGACCCAGCAGAGCACAACACACAGTTCATATACAACTGTTGAAGAGGAAGCTGAAAAATGCTATGACGAATTGTTAGGTATGGGCCTTCTTTTGCCAGAAAATGGAGCTTATGGTGCAGAGAGGTCGAAGATGCCTCATCTCTTCAGATCATTTGCACTTCTCCAGTCACAAGATGAATACTTTATCGGCAATCCTCAAGATATAGGTGATGTATTGAAACCATGCCGCTTGTCTATTACAACTGGAGGTGCAGAAGCGCTTAGAAATGGTATTAGAAAGTTGAAATGCTTGAGAACCATTATCCTGTCTGGAAGTCCACCAAATGACAGGGCCTTGGGTGATATTTTTCAGAGGTTAACACACCTAAGAGTTTTAGACCTTGGAGATACACAGATCGAGTGTGTTGCTAGGAGTTTGGGATCGATGACTCACCTTAGATATCTTAGCTTTGCAAATACCCAAATTAGAGAGATTCCATCTACTATTGAGAATCTTAGGATGCTGCAGTTCTTAATTCTCAAGAATTGCACTCGTCTGAATGCTCTCACAGAATCTCTGGGGCGTCTTACAAACTTGAGAACACTTGACATTTCAGGAGCTGGACTAAACCAAGTGAAATTCAGATTCTGCATGATGAAAGAACTCAACTGCCTACAAGGTTTTATTGTAAGCCCAGGTGGTGCAAGAAATGGTTGGCAATTTCAAGAGCTGAGGTCCTTAGATAAGTTGACAAGCCTCAAGATGCTAAGGCTAGAGCGAACATTAAGCGGGGCAGATGCAAGACAATCAGCGTTGGAGGCAAAATCACATCTCAAAGAGCTTGAGCTATGCTGCAGCACTGATGATGGAATATCAGAAATTAGTAGAGCCGCAAATATTAAAGAAGTGTTTGAAGAACTCAAGCCAGGACCTTCTATTGTCTCTGTCAAGCTAGAAAATTATTATGGCCATGGATTCCCATCTTGGCTAGCCTCGCCTCATTTCCAAGAACTAAAGAGGTTGACCCTTGATGGCTGTTTGCATTGCCAACATCTACCATCTCTGGGTCAGATGAGAAGTCTAAAATTCCTAGCAATAAATGGTTCCAATCTGTCAGCTTACATTGGCCCTGAAATTCGTGGAACACCAGATGACGGGGTAGCATTTCCAAAGCTGGAGCAGCTGGTTATCAGCAAGATGAGCAACTTGAAGTCGTGGTGGGGCCTTGAAGAAAGAGATATGCCTTTACTCATGAATTTCAGGATTGTTGGATGCCCCAAGCTGGATTCACTCCCTCACTGCCTCCAGCATTGCAAGGCACTGACAAGCTTGCATATAGATCATGTTGATAGCTTGGAAACGATTCAGAACATACCTGCACTTAAAGAACTCGAAGTCCGTGAGAACATCAAGCTGAAGATGATCTCAAACCTTGGAAATCTTGAAGACTTGAAAGTAGTGGATTGCTTGCTTTTGGATGTTGTGCAGGATGTCCCTTCATTGCGCACTGTGCATTCAAATGAAAGGAATTCAACCAAACTTCCACAATGGTTGCAGCCAGGAAAACCTTTCATGCTCAGGAGATTGGAGATTGTTGGaactgaggagctactggacagATGCTCCTCTGCATCCGCCCCATACTGGCCTGTCATACAAAATGCTGATCATGTATTTGCGTATCTGCCAAATGATGACTTCTACTTCTCCTATGCCAAAAGTAGTAGCTACTTCCATAAAAGTGCAAGGTCCCTTGCGCGATCTTCTTTATACAGCTCACCTAGCTTCAGCATGTCAGTTGTTTCACAAGCTGAAGAAGTTATTCCAGCGGATGAAATTAGAAACAACAGCGAACAAATTGGTCAATCCACAAATCAGTCATGGATGAGTATACTTTTCACGGTTCTCCTCTTTGTTGCTGCCCACATATTTTCCTTGTCTAGTGAATATTGA
- the LOC117843758 gene encoding rop guanine nucleotide exchange factor 3 — protein MSDGSGFPGFHSHSYDRNYSRPLFRVASFSDSGDEQERHAASPRGHSQSMSRTASYKGAAPSRLSPSMSKMSMKKLQQVVDEKSMEDEEMELMKEKYTKLLLGEDMSGSGKGVCTAVAITNAITNLYATVFGTCHRLEPLPPEKRSMWNREMDCLLSICEYIVEFSPTVQSMPDGSTHDVMATSPRSDILMNLPALEKLETMLLGILDSFDKPEFWYADQRNQSFNESKKSFQRSEDKWWLPEPCVPDSGLSDHMHRELQQKRDQASQIHKMAMEINSGILSEMQVPLSYLETLPKSGRVGVGDAIYRYMSSGDQFSPEHLLNFLNLSSEHEALEIADRVEAAMYVWRRKASTTHVVSKWENVTELNADGDKNLVLASRARSLLLCLKQRFPGLSQTTLDTSRIQYNKDIGQAILESYSRVLESLAHNIVSWIDDILIADENAKKGHKIRMQKQVFTQLSPQR, from the exons ATGAGCGATGGTTCAGGGTTCCCGGGCTTCCACAGCCATAGCTACGATCGCAACTACTCGCGTCCCCTGTTTCGCGTCGCCTCGTTCTCCGACAGCGGCGATGAGCAGGAGCGACATGCGGCGTCACCACGGGGACACAGCCAGAGCATGAGCCGGACAGCATCATACAAGGGGGCAGCACCATCGCGCCTCTCACCGTCAATGAGCAAGATGAGCATGAAGAAACTGCAACAAGTTGTCGATGAGAAGTCAATGGAGGATGAAG AGATGGAGCTGATGAAGGAGAAGTATACCAAGTTGCTGCTTGGGGAGGACATGTCAGGGAGCGGCAAAGGTGTCTGCACTGCTGTAGCCATCACCAATGCCATCACAAATCTCTATG CAACTGTGTTCGGGACCTGCCACAGATTAGAGCCACTGCCACCTGAGAAGAGATCGATGTGGAACAGGGAGATGGACTGCCTCCTCTCCATTTGCGAATATATTGTGGAATTCTCACCGACTGTACAGTCCATGCCTGACGGAAGCACACACGAT GTGATGGCGACCTCACCAAGATCAGACATCCTGATGAACCTTCCTGCACTTGAGAAGCTAGAAACCATGCTCCTT GGTATATTGGACAGCTTTGACAAGCCAGAGTTCTGGTATGCAGATCAGAGGAACCAATCCTTCAATGAAAGCAAGAAGTCATTCCAGCGCAGTGAGGACAAATGGTGGTTACCTGAGCCATGTGTTCCAGACTCTGGACTGTCTGATCACATGCACCGTGAACTGCAGCAAAAGAGAGACCAAGCAAGCCAGATCCACAAGATGGCCATGGAGATCAACAGCGGTATCCTATCTGAAATGCAAGTTCCACTGTCATACTTGGAGACTCTTCCAAAG AGTGGGAGGGTGGGTGTAGGTGATGCCATCTACCGGTATATGTCTTCAGGGGATCAGTTCTCTCCAGAGCACCTCCTCAACTTCCTCAATTTGAGCTCAGAACATGAGGCGCTTGAGATTGCAGACCGCGTTGAAGCCGCTATGTATGTGTGGCGAAGAAAAGCAAGCACGACACACGTGGTGTCCAAATGGGAGAACGTTACCGAGCTGAATGCTGATGGAGACAAGAATCTGGTCCTTGCAAGTAGGGCCAGGAGCCTGCTCCTTTGCTTGAAGCAGAGGTTCCCAGGCCTGTCACAGACTACCCTGGATACAAGCAGGATTCAGTATAACAAG GACATTGGGCAGGCGATTCTCGAGAGCTACTCAAGGgtgctggaaagtttggctcaTAATATAGTCTCATGGATAGATGATATCCTAATTGCCGATGAAAATGCGAAAAAAGGGCACAAGATCAGGATGCAGAAGCAGGTGTTCACCCAGCTTTCTCCACAACGCTGA
- the LOC117843755 gene encoding putative disease resistance protein RGA3: protein MMIATAALPAASRSVAALLASEGGVPADELRRLERRLTKARGLAADAEAKEGRDAGARAWLRELRDALYELGDAVDDFRRVAARRQLEGRRSLRHWFALPSSIDRNQYKTLKTSISNLNEKMTDILQKGSDLELEAINHEGQNGMSGFSWEMVRDDITLGDIENEKDELIDVLMDRKSTNKVVTIIGGSGVGKTTLARKIHEDHHTRNAFSIVVWVSVFKGFDDTGLLSAIVRAAGGNPKAQENRVQLEAMLAAILKGKRFLLVLDDVHSHQINENSLEAHWHICGHGSRILITTRDESVVAKVKDAHIHWIKKLSFQDCWSLLCRNAYLDESVHGNTLRNIGISIIQKCNQLPMSVKIIGAVLRTKERTQEAWQRVQESEGWFFKDVQDYVHGLTEAIFLGYHDLPLHLKQCFIYLCLFPEGFLIRQQFVSQLWISEGLIEKRDNCSLEKTAEEYYRELLSRNLLQPETGSDDTTRCTMHDQIRSYLQFFAKDKIFSGDLKTTINGNSSEALRHVWIRNNTPTTAVEEMGTVASLKTIILYKIPLGNRSLDKLFKGLKYLQLLDLGGTEITYVPRTLESLYHLRLLNLSLTRITDLPESIESLTNLMFLGLRYCNWLHNLPNGIGKLQNLRNLDLRGTNLHQVLPSLVNLKQLSTLHGFVVNRKPKREDDPTGWPLEDLTSLDALRSLQILRLERVSDSSRVQEAMLETKSHLKELELCCSNDDRQSEVQEEDARTLKDIFDRLSPPHCLKSLKIMSYYGKLFPDWLPNLSNLQSLVLTDCKFCEHIPNLGQLMELKFLTITSCTKLVTIEQDRTSTGQAFPKLEQLHLRDMANLQSWIGFTPHDMPSLVKFRLENCPKLHYLPSGIKNSKVLTTMQLRHVDSLQIVENLPVLKELVLQACNGLERISNLPLLEVLIVIGCSRLKDITELHLLSHVRIVDRELRELPDWFATNAFMLQTFTIVGTAELLQRLLPNREDWEIIRHIRKVYANLPDESPFFTYTKSSADFHVDQRIGEQGNPPVLSGAGIPNEALSISLDNSVVRTSRIGALGVQVRRISMLKRAIRHYLVLYLIMTIIVMQVLFYLLQNRTNREIWLVQTLVIFFTTVLLLLLVFLE from the exons ATGATGATCGCGAccgcggcgctgccggccgcgtCCCGCTCGGTGGCGGCGCTCCTCGCGAGCGAGGGCGGGGTCCCCGCGGACGAGCTGCGGCGGCTGGAGCGGAGGCTCACCAAGGCGCGGGGCCTGGCGGCGGACGCCGAGGCGAAGGAGGgccgcgacgccggcgccagggcGTGGCTGCGCGAGCTCCGGGACGCGCTGTACGAGCTCGGAGACGCCGTCGACGACTTCCGCCGCGTTGCCGCCCGCCGGCAGCTGGAGGGCCGGAGATCG TTACGCCATTGGTTTGCATTACCATCCAGTATCGACAGAAACCAGTACAAGACTTTGAAAACCAGCATCAGCAACCTGAATGAAAAAATGACAGATATTTTGCAGAAAGGTTCTGATCTAGAACTTGAAGCAATCAACCATGAAGGCCAGAATGGAATGTCTGGATTTTCTTGGGAGATGGTGCGTGATGACATTACTTTAGGTGACATTGAAAATGAGAAAGATgaattgattgatgtgttgatGGACAGGAAGAGCACCAACAAAGTTGTTACAATTATTGGGGGTAGTGGAGTAGGCAAAACCACACTGGCACGGAAAATTCATGAGGATCATCACACAAGAAATGCTTTCAGTATTGTTGTATGGGTGAGTGTTTTCAAAGGTTTTGACGATACTGGATTACTGTCTGCAATTGTAAGGGCTGCTGGCGGAAATCCCAAAGCACAAGAAAACAGGGTGCAACTTGAGGCAATGTTGGCTGCCATACTTAAAGGAAAGAGATTCTTACTGGTACTTGACGATGTGCATAGTCATCAGATTAATGAGAATTCACTGGAGGCTCACTGGCATATTTGTGGTCATGGAAGCAGAATTTTGATCACCACTCGTGATGAGAGTGTTGTTGCGAAAGTGAAGGATGCTCACATCCACTGGATTAAGAAATTAAGTTTTCAGGACTGTTGGTCCTTGCTTTGTCGTAATGCTTATCTGGATGAGAGTGTTCATGGTAACACTTTAAGGAATATTGGAATATCAATTATCCAAAAGTGTAACCAGCTCCCAATGTCTGTAAAGATTATAGGTGCTGTCCTAAGAACAAAGGAACGGACCCAAGAGGCCTGGCAGAGGGTGCAGGAAAGTGAAGGATGGTTTTTCAAGGACGTTCAAGATTACGTCCATGGCTTAACCGAGGCCATCTTTTTGGGTTACCATGATTTGCCATTGCATCTGAAGcaatgctttatttatttatgtctGTTCCCTGAAGGCTTTCTCATAAGGCAGCAGTTTGTCAGTCAACTGTGGATTTCAGAGGGTTTGATTGAGAAACGAGATAACTGCAGTCTTGAAAAGACTGCAGAGGAATATTACAGGGAGTTGTTATCAAGAAATCTTCTGCAACCTGAAACTGGAAGTGATGACACAACAAGATGCACAATGCATGATCAAATTAGATCCTATTTGCAATTCTTTGCGAAAGATAAAATTTTCTCTGGTGATCTGAAGACTACTATAAATGGAAATTCCAGTGAAGCACTGCGACATGTGTGGATTAGAAACAACACACCAACAACTGCTGTGGAAGAAATGGGGACTGtggcaagcttgaagacaattATTCTTTACAAGATCCCGTTGGGCAATCGCAGCTTAGATAAGCTTTTTAAGGGGCTCAAGTACTTGCAGTTGTTGGACCTTGGTGGTACTGAAATTACGTATGTTCCAAGGACACTGGAATCTCTATATCACCTTAGGCTGCTAAATTTGTCACTAACCCGAATTACAGACCTTCCAGAGTCCATTGAGTCTCTCACAAATCTAATGTTCTTGGGACTCCGGTACTGCAATTGGCTGCATAATCTTCCAAATGGCATTGGCAAGCTGCAAAATTTGCGAAATCTTGATCTTCGAGGAACCAATTTGCATCAAGTCCTGCCAAGTTTGGTAAATCTGAAGCAGCTCTCCACACTACATGGCTTTGTAGTAAATCGTAAACCCAAGCGCGAAGATGATCCGACTGGGTGGCCTTTGGAAGACCTAACATCTCTTGATGCATTGAGAAGCCTGCAGATTCTTCGGTTGGAAAGAGTCTCAGATTCTTCGAGGGTGCAAGAAGCCATGCTGGAAACGAAGTCACACCTTAAGGAGCTTGAACTATGTTGTAGCAATGATGATAGACAATCTGAAGTACAAGAGGAAGATGCTAGAACACTCAAAGACATATTTGATCGGCTTTCTCCTCCACACTGCTTGAAATCTCTCAAAATAATGAGCTATTATGGAAAACTTTTCCCTGATTGGCTACCTAATCTCTCAAACCTCCAGAGCCTTGTTCTTACTGATTGCAAATTCTGTGAGCATATTCCCAATCTGGGCCAGCTGATGGAACTCAAGTTTCTGACCATAACCAGCTGTACCAAGTTAGTTACCATTGAGCAAGATCGTACAAGTACCGGTCAGGCATTTCCGAAGCTGGAGCAGTTGCACCTAAGAGACATGGCCAATCTTCAATCCTGGATAGGATTCACACCTCATGATATGCCTTCGCTTGTGAAATTCCGTCTCGAGAATTGTCCTAAGCTGCATTACCTGCCATCTGGGATCAAGAATTCAAAAGTCCTGACAACCATGCAACTACGCCATGTTGATAGCCTGCAAATAGTTGAGAACTTGCCTGTGCTCAAAGAATTGGTTCTCCAAGCCTGCAATGGACTTGAAAGAATCTCAAATCTTCCATTACTTGAAGTTCTGATAGTCATAGGCTGCTCTCGATTGAAGGATATCACTGAACTCCACCTGCTTAGCCATGTCCGCATTGTAGATAGAGAGCTAAGAGAACTTCCAGATTGGTTTGCAACTAATGCGTTCATGCTGCAGACATTCACTATAGTTGGCACagctgaactgcttcaaagatTACTTCCCAATCGTGAAGATTGGGAAATCATTCGTCACATCAGGAAAGTTTATGCAAATCTACCTGATGAATCTCCATTTTTCACTTATACAAAAAGCTCTGCTGATTTCCATGTTGATCAAAGAATAGGAGAACAAGGCAACCCACCTGTTCTGTCAGGAGCTGGAATTCCAAATGAAGCACTAAGCATTTCACTTGACAATTCTGTTGTGAGGACCTCTCGGATTGGGGCGCTCGGAGTACAAGTCAGAAGGATATCGATGCTAAAGAGGGCCATAAGACACTACCTTGTTCTGTATCTTATTATGACTATCATTGTTATGCAAGTTCTTTTCTATTTGCTGCAGAATAGGACAAACAGAGAGATTTGGCTTGTTCAGACCcttgtcatcttcttcactaCTGTGCTATTGCTGTTGCTTGTATTTCTTGAGTGA